In the genome of Microbacterium endophyticum, one region contains:
- the mraZ gene encoding division/cell wall cluster transcriptional repressor MraZ gives MLLGTHTPKLDDKGRVILPSKFRDDLGSGVVVTRGQERCLYVFSTEEFERIHERIREAPLTNKQTRDFLRMFLSGASAEKPDSQNRITIPQPLRAYAGLERELILTGVGAHAEIWNTDAWNAYAESNEEIYAEMEQEVIPGLF, from the coding sequence ATGCTGCTGGGCACGCATACTCCCAAACTCGACGACAAAGGTCGGGTCATCCTCCCGTCGAAGTTTCGTGACGATCTCGGATCAGGGGTCGTCGTGACGCGTGGACAAGAACGCTGCCTTTATGTGTTCTCGACCGAAGAGTTCGAGCGCATCCACGAGCGCATCCGAGAAGCGCCCCTCACAAACAAACAAACCCGCGATTTTTTGCGGATGTTCTTGTCGGGCGCGAGTGCCGAGAAGCCAGACAGTCAAAACCGCATCACGATCCCACAGCCTCTTCGGGCGTACGCGGGCCTTGAGCGCGAGCTGATTCTGACTGGAGTCGGTGCTCACGCCGAGATATGGAACACCGACGCGTGGAACGCCTACGCCGAAAGCAACGAAGAGATCTACGCCGAAATGGAACAGGAGGTGATCCCGGGACTTTTCTGA
- a CDS encoding DUF3040 domain-containing protein produces MPLSEQEQRLLDEMERHLMGHDADVVSTVSGSRTLSYRNIVYGSILVLVGLGGLVVGVSSQIIAVGVVAFVVMLGGVVLAVTPTRSKTNSSSVPPSSRAPKAKASASFMDRMNDRWDRRQEGR; encoded by the coding sequence ATGCCACTCTCCGAACAGGAGCAGCGCCTGCTAGACGAGATGGAACGCCATCTCATGGGCCACGACGCCGACGTCGTGAGCACCGTAAGCGGCAGTCGCACACTCAGCTACCGAAACATCGTCTACGGCTCGATTCTTGTGCTCGTCGGTCTCGGCGGGCTCGTCGTCGGCGTTTCGTCGCAAATCATCGCCGTTGGGGTTGTGGCGTTCGTCGTCATGCTGGGCGGCGTCGTGCTGGCCGTGACCCCGACTCGATCTAAGACGAACTCGTCGTCTGTCCCGCCTTCATCCCGAGCGCCCAAAGCTAAGGCCTCTGCCTCTTTCATGGACCGCATGAACGATCGTTGGGACCGTCGCCAAGAAGGGCGATAA
- a CDS encoding polyprenyl synthetase family protein produces MSSLSDPKTVVSQRLDTFVTSQRTHTGTMGSEAAQFVTAAAAAFAGGKRLRARFCIAGWRAVTEFSGRPTQLADSVVSAAAALEIFHAAALVHDDIIDNSDTRRGGPAAHRALEAAHVSSGWVGNAPAFGRAGAILLGDLLVAWSDDLFEEGLVDEDPDVAAKARTEYARMRRDVTIGQFLDVAEESAFHSAPDAEHAERALRVASLKSARYSIQQPLLLGAALAGADSAQNDALSSFGHPVGMAFQLRDDVLGVFGDEAVTGKPSGDDLREGKRTVLIAYMREALDAGARRVVDELIGDPELTSDQISSLQQTIIDTGALERTEQLITQFAHEADRALSGARLSNTAVGELRDLARAATTRTA; encoded by the coding sequence GTGTCGAGCTTGTCGGATCCTAAAACGGTTGTTTCTCAGCGTCTCGACACCTTTGTCACATCTCAGCGCACGCATACCGGCACGATGGGCAGTGAAGCTGCGCAGTTTGTGACTGCCGCAGCCGCAGCATTCGCCGGTGGTAAACGGCTACGTGCACGCTTCTGCATCGCAGGATGGCGAGCCGTGACAGAGTTCTCGGGCAGACCTACGCAACTCGCCGACAGTGTCGTGAGCGCCGCAGCAGCCTTGGAAATCTTTCACGCTGCAGCGCTCGTCCACGACGACATCATCGACAACTCAGACACTCGTCGCGGCGGTCCTGCCGCGCATCGCGCGCTGGAAGCAGCTCACGTGTCGTCGGGTTGGGTCGGAAATGCGCCAGCTTTCGGCCGCGCCGGAGCCATCCTGCTCGGCGATCTCCTCGTCGCGTGGAGCGACGATCTCTTTGAAGAGGGTTTGGTAGACGAGGACCCCGATGTTGCCGCGAAAGCTCGCACAGAGTACGCGCGCATGCGGCGTGACGTCACCATCGGCCAATTTCTCGATGTGGCCGAAGAATCAGCTTTTCACTCTGCTCCTGATGCCGAACATGCCGAGCGTGCACTTCGTGTGGCTTCGTTGAAATCAGCGCGCTACAGCATCCAGCAACCGCTCTTGCTCGGTGCAGCCCTCGCTGGCGCAGACAGCGCACAAAACGACGCTCTGAGCTCATTCGGACACCCCGTGGGCATGGCTTTTCAGCTTCGTGACGACGTGCTCGGTGTCTTCGGCGACGAAGCCGTGACGGGTAAACCATCCGGCGACGACCTGCGAGAAGGAAAAAGGACAGTGCTCATCGCTTACATGCGGGAAGCACTCGATGCCGGTGCACGCCGCGTCGTCGACGAACTCATCGGTGATCCCGAGCTGACTTCAGACCAGATTTCGTCGCTTCAACAGACGATCATCGATACCGGTGCGCTAGAGCGCACCGAACAGCTCATCACGCAGTTCGCTCATGAGGCCGACCGCGCACTCTCGGGCGCACGGCTCAGCAATACTGCCGTCGGAGAACTGCGTGATCTGGCACGCGCAGCCACCACGCGTACGGCGTGA
- a CDS encoding Rv2175c family DNA-binding protein, whose amino-acid sequence MSVENNPQTETEWLSLPELVEILGEPLGRVKRRLDERQLIASRRLGALRVPAVFLIGDQPLSSLRGTAIVLHDAGLSDDEAIDWLLSVEESIGVAPIEALRAGRKHEVRRVAQVLA is encoded by the coding sequence GTGAGCGTCGAGAACAATCCCCAAACCGAAACCGAATGGTTGAGCCTTCCCGAACTCGTAGAGATTCTGGGCGAGCCGCTCGGGCGCGTTAAGCGTCGACTCGATGAGCGCCAGCTCATCGCATCTCGACGTCTCGGGGCGTTGCGTGTTCCTGCTGTCTTTCTTATTGGCGACCAGCCGCTGTCTTCACTACGGGGAACAGCGATTGTGCTGCACGACGCGGGTCTCAGCGATGACGAAGCAATCGACTGGTTGCTGAGCGTTGAGGAATCGATCGGTGTCGCACCGATCGAGGCATTGCGTGCTGGACGCAAACATGAAGTTCGCCGCGTCGCCCAGGTGCTCGCTTAG
- the pknB gene encoding Stk1 family PASTA domain-containing Ser/Thr kinase, with protein MSTSQQADPLIGRLVDGRYRVRARIARGGMATVYVATDMRLERRIALKVMHGHLSDDAVFQSRFIQEARAAARLADPHVVNVFDQGQDGDMAYLVMEYLPGITLRDLLRQQRRLTVPQTMTIMDAILSGLAAAHRAGIVHRDVKPENVLLAEDGRIKIGDFGLARATTANTATGQMLLGTIAYLAPELVTRGTADARSDIYALGIMLYEMLTGDQPYKGEQPMQIAYQHATDSVPRPSVKNPDVPEALDELVLWATERSPDGRPDDADRMLERLRDVERELGIAPQVARTLAVGTAVADDGLDSGELTRTLPPAITSPSAVVADVDNATRLRRAARRRSAKGGWLFVLVMLLTAVAGGAGWWFGSGPGSLISVAQVAGLSYDEAASRLAEDGLVASETGQYTLDVEAGQVISTDPGAGRFVEKDAAIEVFVSLGPAPHDIPALTGVTETDARNALTAAKVSVGDNAYIFNDADKDIVLGASVTPGLGGDSYDCTNGCTVLEGDSATLTISAGQVPSVSGLSVGNATSTLEDVGLQVSDNQITTTSDSISKGDVIGIGDRDGGGDWRPGDTVTLIVSDGPPLFPVPDVIGMTRDEARSAIEDAGFSVNFAVFWNAFPDGLTEVTATDPTASSQIVKGATVYLQITASG; from the coding sequence GTGAGCACGAGTCAGCAGGCGGACCCGCTGATCGGCCGTCTAGTTGATGGTCGATACCGTGTGCGCGCCCGCATTGCGCGTGGCGGCATGGCGACCGTGTACGTCGCGACTGACATGCGGCTCGAACGTCGCATCGCGCTTAAAGTCATGCACGGCCATTTGAGCGACGACGCAGTGTTCCAAAGCCGCTTCATTCAAGAGGCGCGAGCAGCTGCGCGTCTTGCCGACCCGCACGTTGTGAATGTGTTCGATCAGGGCCAAGACGGCGACATGGCGTACCTGGTTATGGAGTACCTGCCGGGTATCACCCTTCGAGACCTTCTTAGACAGCAACGTCGACTCACTGTTCCGCAGACCATGACGATCATGGACGCTATCTTGTCGGGCCTTGCGGCTGCGCACCGCGCGGGCATCGTTCACCGTGATGTGAAACCCGAGAACGTTCTTCTTGCCGAAGACGGACGCATTAAGATCGGCGACTTTGGACTCGCGAGAGCGACGACCGCGAATACTGCAACCGGCCAGATGCTGCTCGGAACGATCGCATATCTTGCGCCCGAACTCGTGACGCGCGGCACAGCGGATGCCCGCAGCGACATTTACGCGCTTGGGATCATGCTCTACGAAATGCTGACCGGCGATCAGCCGTACAAAGGCGAGCAGCCCATGCAGATCGCGTACCAGCACGCGACTGACTCGGTACCGCGCCCGAGCGTGAAGAACCCCGACGTGCCGGAAGCCCTCGACGAGCTGGTGTTGTGGGCGACGGAACGCTCACCTGATGGCAGACCGGACGATGCAGACCGGATGCTTGAACGCCTTCGCGACGTCGAGCGCGAGTTGGGCATTGCGCCGCAGGTCGCGAGGACGCTCGCCGTTGGTACCGCGGTGGCCGACGACGGACTCGATTCGGGCGAGCTCACGCGAACTTTGCCTCCCGCCATTACCTCGCCTTCGGCGGTCGTTGCCGATGTCGACAATGCGACGCGCCTTCGCCGCGCCGCGCGTCGCAGATCAGCCAAGGGCGGGTGGCTATTCGTACTCGTCATGCTCTTAACAGCGGTCGCCGGCGGCGCGGGTTGGTGGTTCGGCTCCGGCCCAGGTTCGCTGATTTCAGTCGCCCAGGTTGCGGGACTCAGTTACGACGAAGCCGCCTCTCGCCTCGCCGAAGATGGACTTGTCGCGTCCGAGACCGGCCAATACACTCTCGACGTCGAAGCGGGCCAGGTGATCTCTACTGATCCTGGTGCCGGGCGTTTTGTCGAGAAAGACGCCGCGATTGAAGTCTTTGTTTCACTCGGACCAGCGCCGCACGACATCCCAGCGCTCACTGGCGTCACCGAAACGGACGCCCGAAACGCACTCACCGCGGCGAAAGTCAGCGTGGGTGACAACGCATACATTTTCAATGATGCCGACAAAGACATCGTCCTCGGAGCTTCTGTCACGCCGGGTCTAGGCGGCGATTCCTACGACTGCACGAACGGCTGCACAGTGCTTGAGGGTGACAGCGCAACTCTGACCATCTCTGCAGGGCAGGTGCCCAGCGTCTCCGGGCTCAGCGTGGGAAACGCAACTTCGACGCTCGAAGACGTCGGTCTGCAGGTGTCAGATAACCAAATCACCACCACGAGTGACTCGATTTCCAAAGGCGATGTCATCGGAATCGGTGATCGTGATGGCGGCGGAGATTGGCGCCCCGGCGACACCGTGACGTTGATTGTTTCCGACGGCCCTCCCCTATTTCCGGTGCCGGATGTCATCGGCATGACACGCGACGAAGCGCGCTCAGCCATCGAAGACGCGGGCTTCAGTGTGAACTTTGCCGTGTTCTGGAATGCGTTTCCTGACGGTTTGACCGAGGTAACTGCTACCGACCCGACAGCCAGCTCTCAAATCGTCAAGGGAGCAACTGTCTACTTGCAGATCACGGCGTCCGGTTAG
- a CDS encoding ABC1 kinase family protein: MATAVLTVALAILSGILVGFFARRVLSTPAGWPRSIVVGLAVFATSLPFATWMLDQTGLLTNGKTVDTAAAFAALAVVLLSIGWIFALGLALLVATEAVFPTRQLQNPLDIIRAAIKQRKRTRRYLQIIGIASRHGAGWLIEGRSRVHDDLTTSEQRARAVIATINDSGVTFVKLGQVMSTRRDLVPEPYLSALATLQSEATMLPWNDIRPVIAAELEAPIDTIFVSIDHEPLAAASVAQVHKAVLHDGTAVVVKVQRPAARAQVEADADIIVRLAERAETHTRFGRDLNLAAVARSFTATLLDELDYRVEATNVEMIRNTLKGQAGHPERLQIVVPRVYPNASGSRVLTMDLVAGEPLSRASVLIADMPRAQREALARGLMEVVLEQILVHGVFHADLHPGNVILRPDGSLGLIDFGAVGVIERSQRQRLAAVMLAAISEDDIAATEALLLIVDVPVDADIESLRHDVGIVVTTERYRPRGDGSIFTRLLDVIRHHRIALPGDLAAAFRSFATLEGCLKALDPDFDMFDQALPMVPKLLRRSHSFQHSAVSLQAQASVAAALLRGIPRRLDSLLSGLENGTAGVTLRALTDEPAQNFLQKITAEIVGTFVSIAAVVVAVVLIVTDSGPLLAGGLRLFDLLGALIGFFGFLGVLRVLRQTAIRRRRRR, from the coding sequence ATGGCGACTGCAGTACTGACCGTAGCTCTTGCGATTCTGTCGGGCATCCTCGTCGGATTCTTCGCACGCCGGGTGTTGTCGACGCCTGCCGGCTGGCCACGCAGCATCGTCGTCGGTCTCGCCGTTTTCGCGACCAGTCTCCCGTTCGCGACCTGGATGTTGGACCAGACCGGGTTGCTTACGAATGGTAAAACAGTCGATACGGCCGCGGCCTTCGCGGCTCTCGCTGTCGTGCTGCTCTCTATCGGGTGGATCTTCGCTCTAGGACTTGCGCTCTTGGTCGCGACCGAAGCCGTTTTCCCGACCAGGCAACTCCAAAATCCGCTCGACATCATCCGGGCTGCAATCAAGCAGCGCAAACGCACGCGCAGATACCTGCAGATCATCGGCATCGCTTCACGTCATGGTGCTGGCTGGCTGATAGAAGGCCGCTCTCGCGTTCACGACGACCTCACGACGAGCGAGCAGCGCGCTCGTGCCGTCATTGCGACGATCAACGATTCCGGCGTCACTTTCGTGAAGCTCGGACAAGTGATGTCTACGCGGCGTGATCTCGTGCCCGAGCCCTACCTCAGCGCACTCGCAACGCTGCAGTCCGAGGCGACGATGCTCCCCTGGAACGACATTCGACCTGTCATTGCAGCGGAACTCGAAGCACCCATCGACACCATCTTCGTGTCGATCGATCATGAGCCGCTCGCGGCGGCATCCGTCGCTCAAGTACATAAGGCGGTGCTTCACGACGGCACGGCTGTCGTGGTGAAGGTTCAACGGCCCGCGGCGCGAGCGCAGGTCGAAGCAGACGCCGACATCATCGTTCGGCTTGCCGAGCGTGCCGAAACCCATACACGTTTCGGACGAGACCTCAATCTTGCGGCGGTTGCACGGAGCTTCACAGCAACACTGCTCGATGAGCTCGACTACCGCGTCGAAGCCACTAACGTCGAGATGATCCGCAATACGCTCAAGGGTCAGGCAGGCCATCCCGAGCGACTGCAGATCGTCGTGCCTCGCGTCTATCCGAATGCTTCAGGAAGCCGCGTGCTAACCATGGACCTCGTGGCAGGGGAACCACTCAGCCGTGCGTCGGTGCTCATAGCGGATATGCCGCGCGCGCAGCGCGAGGCCCTCGCACGCGGGCTGATGGAGGTCGTTCTCGAGCAGATCTTGGTGCACGGGGTTTTCCACGCGGATCTTCATCCGGGCAATGTCATATTGCGCCCCGATGGGTCTCTCGGGCTCATCGACTTCGGTGCTGTGGGCGTCATCGAGCGTAGTCAGCGACAGCGGCTCGCAGCCGTCATGCTCGCGGCCATCAGCGAAGACGACATCGCCGCAACCGAAGCACTCCTACTTATTGTCGACGTCCCCGTTGATGCAGATATCGAGTCTCTTCGTCACGACGTCGGAATCGTCGTGACGACAGAGCGATACCGGCCACGCGGCGACGGTTCGATTTTCACGCGCCTGCTCGACGTCATCCGACACCACCGCATCGCTCTGCCCGGCGACCTTGCTGCGGCCTTCCGCAGCTTCGCGACACTCGAGGGATGCCTGAAGGCACTCGACCCGGATTTCGACATGTTCGATCAGGCACTGCCCATGGTGCCGAAACTCCTGCGCCGCTCACATTCTTTTCAGCATTCAGCCGTGAGCTTGCAGGCTCAGGCGAGCGTGGCTGCCGCTCTTTTGCGAGGCATTCCGCGGCGGCTCGACTCTCTGCTCTCCGGACTAGAAAACGGCACTGCCGGTGTGACACTCCGGGCACTCACCGACGAGCCCGCTCAGAACTTCCTGCAGAAAATCACCGCGGAGATCGTGGGCACATTCGTGTCCATCGCGGCCGTCGTGGTAGCCGTCGTCCTGATCGTCACCGATTCGGGCCCGCTGCTTGCTGGAGGACTTCGGCTGTTCGACCTTCTCGGCGCCCTGATCGGCTTCTTCGGTTTCTTGGGCGTGCTGAGAGTGCTGCGACAGACGGCGATTCGCCGCCGTCGCCGGCGCTAG